The proteins below are encoded in one region of Manis pentadactyla isolate mManPen7 chromosome 2, mManPen7.hap1, whole genome shotgun sequence:
- the RRM2 gene encoding ribonucleoside-diphosphate reductase subunit M2 isoform X1 codes for MFSMKTSKHTEKFKWQIQRLAAAMLSVRVPLATIVDPQHQQQVQLSPLKGLSLADKENTPPALSGTRVLASKTARRIFQDSPEPQKTKILAPSLEDEPLLRENPRRFVVFPIEYHDIWQMYKKAEASFWTAEEVDLSKDIQHWEALKPEERYFISHVLAFFAASDGIVNENLVERFSQEVQITEARCFYGFQIAMENIHSEMYSLLIDTYIKDSKEREFLFNAIETMPCVKKKADWALRWIGDKEATYGERVVAFAAVEGIFFSGSFASIFWLKKRGLMPGLTFSNELISRDEGLHCDFACLMFKHLLHKPSEQRVKEIIINAVRIEQEFLTEALPVKLIGMNCTLMNQYIEFVADRLMLELGFIKVFRVENPFDFMENISLEGKTNFFEKRVGEYQRMGVMSSPTENSFTLDADF; via the exons CTCGCGGCCGCCATGCTCTCCGTTCGCGTCCCGCTCGCCACCATCGTCGACCCGCAGCATCAGCAGCAGGTCCAGCTGTCGCCTCTGAAGGGGCTGAGCCTGGCGGACAAGGAGAACACG CCCCCGGCCCTCAGCGGGACCCGCGTGCTGGCCAGCAAGACCGCCAGGAGGATCTTCCAGGACTCCCCCGAGCCG CAGAAAACTAAGATACTTGCCCCCAGCCTGGAGGATGAACCACTACTGAGAGAAAACCCTCGGCGTTTTGTCGTCTTTCCTATCGAATATCATGATATTTGGCAGATGTATAAGAAAGCGGAGGCTTCCTTTTGGACAGCTGAGGAG GTGGATCTTTCTAAAGACATTCAGCACTGGGAAGCCCTGAAGCCTGAGGAGAGATATTTTATATCTCACGTTCTGGCTTTCTTTGCAGCAAGTGATGGCATAGTAAATGAAAACTTG GTGGAGCGGTTTAGCCAAGAAGTGCAGATTACAGAAGCCCGCTGTTTCTATGGCTTCCAAATTGCCATGGAAAACATACATTCTGAAATGTATAGTCTCCTCATTGACACTTACATTAAGGACTCCAAAGAAAG GGAATTTCTCTTCAATGCCATTGAGACGATGCCTTGTGTAAAGAAAAAGGCAGACTGGGCCTTGCGTTGGATTGGCGACAAAGAGGCTACCTATG GAGAACGTGTGGTAGCCTTTGCCGCGGTGGAAGGAATCTTCTTTTCTGGTTCTTTTGCATCGATATTCTGGCTCAAGAAACGAGGACTCATGCCTGGTCTCACATTTTCCAATGAACTTATTAGCAGAGATGAG GGTTTACACTGTGACTTTGCCTGCCTGATGTTCAAACACCTGCTACATAAACCTTCGGAGCAGAGAGTGAAAGAAATCATCATCAATGCTGTTAGGATAGAACAG GAGTTCCTCACAGAGGCCTTGCCAGTAAAGCTCATTGGGATGAACTGTACCTTAATGAATCAGTACATTGAATTCGTGGCAGACAGACTTATGCTGGAGCTGGGTTTTATCAAG GTTTTCAGAGTAGAAAATCCGTTTGACTTTATGGAGAATATCTCACTGGAAGGGAAGACTAACTTCTTTGAGAAGAGAGTAGGCGAGTATCAGAGGATGGGAGTGATGTCGAGCCCAACAGAGAATTCTTTTACCTTGGATGCTGACTTCTAA
- the RRM2 gene encoding ribonucleoside-diphosphate reductase subunit M2 isoform X2, translated as MFSMKTSKHTEKFKWQIQRLAAAMLSVRVPLATIVDPQHQQQVQLSPLKGLSLADKENTPPALSGTRVLASKTARRIFQDSPEPKTKILAPSLEDEPLLRENPRRFVVFPIEYHDIWQMYKKAEASFWTAEEVDLSKDIQHWEALKPEERYFISHVLAFFAASDGIVNENLVERFSQEVQITEARCFYGFQIAMENIHSEMYSLLIDTYIKDSKEREFLFNAIETMPCVKKKADWALRWIGDKEATYGERVVAFAAVEGIFFSGSFASIFWLKKRGLMPGLTFSNELISRDEGLHCDFACLMFKHLLHKPSEQRVKEIIINAVRIEQEFLTEALPVKLIGMNCTLMNQYIEFVADRLMLELGFIKVFRVENPFDFMENISLEGKTNFFEKRVGEYQRMGVMSSPTENSFTLDADF; from the exons CTCGCGGCCGCCATGCTCTCCGTTCGCGTCCCGCTCGCCACCATCGTCGACCCGCAGCATCAGCAGCAGGTCCAGCTGTCGCCTCTGAAGGGGCTGAGCCTGGCGGACAAGGAGAACACG CCCCCGGCCCTCAGCGGGACCCGCGTGCTGGCCAGCAAGACCGCCAGGAGGATCTTCCAGGACTCCCCCGAGCCG AAAACTAAGATACTTGCCCCCAGCCTGGAGGATGAACCACTACTGAGAGAAAACCCTCGGCGTTTTGTCGTCTTTCCTATCGAATATCATGATATTTGGCAGATGTATAAGAAAGCGGAGGCTTCCTTTTGGACAGCTGAGGAG GTGGATCTTTCTAAAGACATTCAGCACTGGGAAGCCCTGAAGCCTGAGGAGAGATATTTTATATCTCACGTTCTGGCTTTCTTTGCAGCAAGTGATGGCATAGTAAATGAAAACTTG GTGGAGCGGTTTAGCCAAGAAGTGCAGATTACAGAAGCCCGCTGTTTCTATGGCTTCCAAATTGCCATGGAAAACATACATTCTGAAATGTATAGTCTCCTCATTGACACTTACATTAAGGACTCCAAAGAAAG GGAATTTCTCTTCAATGCCATTGAGACGATGCCTTGTGTAAAGAAAAAGGCAGACTGGGCCTTGCGTTGGATTGGCGACAAAGAGGCTACCTATG GAGAACGTGTGGTAGCCTTTGCCGCGGTGGAAGGAATCTTCTTTTCTGGTTCTTTTGCATCGATATTCTGGCTCAAGAAACGAGGACTCATGCCTGGTCTCACATTTTCCAATGAACTTATTAGCAGAGATGAG GGTTTACACTGTGACTTTGCCTGCCTGATGTTCAAACACCTGCTACATAAACCTTCGGAGCAGAGAGTGAAAGAAATCATCATCAATGCTGTTAGGATAGAACAG GAGTTCCTCACAGAGGCCTTGCCAGTAAAGCTCATTGGGATGAACTGTACCTTAATGAATCAGTACATTGAATTCGTGGCAGACAGACTTATGCTGGAGCTGGGTTTTATCAAG GTTTTCAGAGTAGAAAATCCGTTTGACTTTATGGAGAATATCTCACTGGAAGGGAAGACTAACTTCTTTGAGAAGAGAGTAGGCGAGTATCAGAGGATGGGAGTGATGTCGAGCCCAACAGAGAATTCTTTTACCTTGGATGCTGACTTCTAA
- the RRM2 gene encoding ribonucleoside-diphosphate reductase subunit M2 isoform X3: protein MKTSKHTEKFKWQIQRLAAAMLSVRVPLATIVDPQHQQQVQLSPLKGLSLADKENTPPALSGTRVLASKTARRIFQDSPEPQKTKILAPSLEDEPLLRENPRRFVVFPIEYHDIWQMYKKAEASFWTAEEVDLSKDIQHWEALKPEERYFISHVLAFFAASDGIVNENLVERFSQEVQITEARCFYGFQIAMENIHSEMYSLLIDTYIKDSKEREFLFNAIETMPCVKKKADWALRWIGDKEATYGERVVAFAAVEGIFFSGSFASIFWLKKRGLMPGLTFSNELISRDEGLHCDFACLMFKHLLHKPSEQRVKEIIINAVRIEQEFLTEALPVKLIGMNCTLMNQYIEFVADRLMLELGFIKVFRVENPFDFMENISLEGKTNFFEKRVGEYQRMGVMSSPTENSFTLDADF from the exons CTCGCGGCCGCCATGCTCTCCGTTCGCGTCCCGCTCGCCACCATCGTCGACCCGCAGCATCAGCAGCAGGTCCAGCTGTCGCCTCTGAAGGGGCTGAGCCTGGCGGACAAGGAGAACACG CCCCCGGCCCTCAGCGGGACCCGCGTGCTGGCCAGCAAGACCGCCAGGAGGATCTTCCAGGACTCCCCCGAGCCG CAGAAAACTAAGATACTTGCCCCCAGCCTGGAGGATGAACCACTACTGAGAGAAAACCCTCGGCGTTTTGTCGTCTTTCCTATCGAATATCATGATATTTGGCAGATGTATAAGAAAGCGGAGGCTTCCTTTTGGACAGCTGAGGAG GTGGATCTTTCTAAAGACATTCAGCACTGGGAAGCCCTGAAGCCTGAGGAGAGATATTTTATATCTCACGTTCTGGCTTTCTTTGCAGCAAGTGATGGCATAGTAAATGAAAACTTG GTGGAGCGGTTTAGCCAAGAAGTGCAGATTACAGAAGCCCGCTGTTTCTATGGCTTCCAAATTGCCATGGAAAACATACATTCTGAAATGTATAGTCTCCTCATTGACACTTACATTAAGGACTCCAAAGAAAG GGAATTTCTCTTCAATGCCATTGAGACGATGCCTTGTGTAAAGAAAAAGGCAGACTGGGCCTTGCGTTGGATTGGCGACAAAGAGGCTACCTATG GAGAACGTGTGGTAGCCTTTGCCGCGGTGGAAGGAATCTTCTTTTCTGGTTCTTTTGCATCGATATTCTGGCTCAAGAAACGAGGACTCATGCCTGGTCTCACATTTTCCAATGAACTTATTAGCAGAGATGAG GGTTTACACTGTGACTTTGCCTGCCTGATGTTCAAACACCTGCTACATAAACCTTCGGAGCAGAGAGTGAAAGAAATCATCATCAATGCTGTTAGGATAGAACAG GAGTTCCTCACAGAGGCCTTGCCAGTAAAGCTCATTGGGATGAACTGTACCTTAATGAATCAGTACATTGAATTCGTGGCAGACAGACTTATGCTGGAGCTGGGTTTTATCAAG GTTTTCAGAGTAGAAAATCCGTTTGACTTTATGGAGAATATCTCACTGGAAGGGAAGACTAACTTCTTTGAGAAGAGAGTAGGCGAGTATCAGAGGATGGGAGTGATGTCGAGCCCAACAGAGAATTCTTTTACCTTGGATGCTGACTTCTAA